A genomic window from Euryarchaeota archaeon includes:
- a CDS encoding 30S ribosomal protein S17, translated as MSQARNIGIKVQPPKASCQDRDCPFHGTLRVRGVMLDGRVISDKMEKTVVVRREYLYYLNKFERYEKRTSKFAAHNPPCIAAKEGDEVTIMETRPLSKTTTFVVIESRAGKAEIQGEDYTVETKALASRTAKKEASAE; from the coding sequence AATCAAGGTGCAACCGCCGAAGGCCTCGTGCCAAGACCGCGACTGTCCGTTCCACGGGACGCTACGCGTCCGCGGCGTGATGCTCGACGGCCGCGTCATCTCGGACAAGATGGAGAAGACCGTCGTCGTAAGGCGAGAATACCTCTATTACCTCAACAAGTTCGAGCGGTACGAGAAGCGCACGTCGAAGTTCGCCGCCCACAACCCACCCTGCATCGCGGCGAAGGAAGGGGACGAGGTCACGATCATGGAGACACGGCCGCTGTCGAAGACGACCACGTTCGTCGTCATCGAGTCCCGCGCCGGGAAGGCCGAGATCCAGGGCGAGGACTACACGGTCGAGACGAAAGCGCTCGCGTCGAGGACGGCCAAGAAGGAGGCCTCGGCAGAATGA